One Vespa crabro chromosome 13, iyVesCrab1.2, whole genome shotgun sequence genomic window, TGGTATGTCGCAGAGAATGAATGCCAAGAAGGGAGAAATCTCGGGTATGTTCGAGGTCAGGGTATAAGCAATAGATTTCTTTAAGTTGTCGAAGATCAAACGACCCTCCTCCACGCCCGTAACAATGGAGGCAAAGTTGTCATCGAGTAGGATCATGTCGGCTGCTTGCTTGGAGACATCCGAACCAGCAATACCCATGGCTACACCGATATCGGCCTTCTTCAAAGCGGGAGAATCGTTTACGCCATCGCCTAAATATTGACGGATGATGGtcgatcaaatatatatatatatatatatatatatatatatatatatatatatatatatatatataaaaagaaaaaaataaaagtgatgacaatttcgttcgaaaaaatgaattttatatataaatatcaaaacgaAATGATACAACGTTGTGAGCAGCTTACCGGTTACGGCTACGATGGCGCCCATTCGTTGACAACCCTCGACGATAATGAGTTTCTGTTGTGGTGAGGTACGGGCGAACACAATTTCGGTGTGATACCTAAGAATCTCGTCCAGTTGGTCGGAATTCAGTTCCCTGAGTGCGGTTCCATGGATAACTGCGGCCTTGGCTTCGCGAGGATTTACCTCGGATACGGGAATGTTCAGCCGCTGTGCAATGTCCTCGACGGTTTCGTTAcctaaagaatatataagaaagagatattttataaaggcCATCGGCAAAAATGACAAGTGCAGAaataacagagaaagagagagaaaaaggacatACTAAAGGAATACTAAATCGCATACCTTCGGATATGATACCGACAGATTTGGCAATGGCTTTGGCAGTGATCGGATGGTCACCCGTGACCATAATGACCTTGATACCAGCGGATCGGCACTTGGCAACCGCATCAGGCACCGCAGCCCTGGGCGGGTCAATCATAGACATAAGGCCGACGAAGCGTAGTCCATCTACCGCAAAGTTCGGGTCGTCGGAATTGAATTTGAAGCCGATCGGGAACTTGTCGGACGGCAGTACGAAATCGCAGAAACCAAGTACACGTTCACCGAGCCCACCGAGTTCAAGATATGCGTTGTTAAATGCCTCCTTCATTTCCTCGTCCAATACCTTTTCCTTACCGCCGATGAATATGGTCGAGCACCTGTCTAAAATCCTTTCTGGTGCGCCCTTCATAACCAACAGATGTCGCGGATCGTTAGGATCGTCGGATTCGTGGATCGATACTTGATACTTGTTTGTAGAATTGAACGGTATCTCGCAgaccttcttattcttcttcctcatacCCATAACATCGCCATGTGCAAGTTCCATACATTTGAGAAGGGCAGCCTCAGAAGCATCGCCATTGACCTCCCTTTGTAAAATCGGTACGTTCTCTTGGCCCGGCTTAAATTCGGCACGATTGCAAAGTGTAGCGATTTTCGACAATGCCTTGAATCCAGGACTGGTGCGATCGTATTGCAATCCAGATTGATTTTCGGTGGTGTCGGCCTCGATAATCTGATTGTCGAACCACATGTGAGCGACGGTCATTCTGTTTTGGGTTAGGGTACCGGTTTTGTCGGAACAGATGGTAGACGTAGAGCCAAGAGTTTCTACGGCTTCGAGATTCTTAACGAGACAATTCTTCGAGGCCATCCTTTTAGCAGTTAACGTAAGACAAACAGTTACGGTAGCCAATAATCCTTCCGGCACATTAGCgacgataataccaataaggAAGATAACGGCGTCCAACCAATGATAACCAAGAATGAAGGCTATTAAAAAGAACGTTAATCCAAGGAATACGGCCACACCTGTGATAAGATGAATAAAGTGATGGATTTCTTTAGCGATCGGGGTTTCACCGGTATCAAGACCAGATGCCAATCCAGCGATCCTACCCATGACCGTTTGATCACCGCAACAGATAACAACGCCCTTTGCCGTACCCTCTACTGCATTGGTTGAGAAGAATGCTAAATTTTTCGTTTCCAATGGATTTTCGTGCGTGAACTCCGGTGACCTTGATTGGGGCTCCGATTCGCCAGTGAGCGAGCTGTTGTCCACCTTAAATCCTCGTGACTCGATAATCCTAATATCCGCTGGTATACGATCACCAAATTTGACCTCTACAACGTCGCCCAATACCAAATCTTCCGCTCTAAGTGTTAACTTTTCGCCTTCTCTTATCACCGTCGCGAATTGCGGTACCATGTTCTTGAACGATTCCATTATCTTGCTAGACTTGCTTTCCTGATAATACGAGAATATACCGGTAACTATGACGACCGCCGCTAAAACGATCCCGAGGTAAAGATTGTCGTCGTTCGGGTCCTCGCTCGTCGATGCCTGAATTGAGTATGCGATGAAACAAAGGATCGCACCGATCCATAGTAATAGGGCAAAACCACCGAATAGATTCTTGCAGAATTTTAACCATTCTGGTGTTTGCTTTGGTGGCGTTAAAGCATTCGGTCCGTCCCTTTCAAGGTTCTCCTTTGCTTTCGCGTGACTGAGGCCCTGTAatggaaaaacaaatttttctttcctctttatacatatatatatatatatatatacatatgtacagcACGTTTGATccattttttatacaaataaatgtgttgtaataatgataataataataataataataataataataataataataataataatacatttttccaTGATTTCGTACTCACGTTTTCAGGATGCGTCTGAAATCTTTGATAAAGTTCTTCGGGTGTGATTTTGTGGAAGTCGATATCCAACTCTTGCTTCAAATCGTCCAAATTTTCTCCCTTCCGCTTTGGGTTCTTTCGCCGCGACTATttgatgatgaaaaaaaagaaagaaaaaaaaaaaaaaaagggggggacagaaaaaaaatcaacgattATTATGTCATCgtcaatgattattatcgtcgtcaaTGCACTTTTTTTGAAAATGGAAGAATAGGGGGTAGAGG contains:
- the LOC124428747 gene encoding sodium/potassium-transporting ATPase subunit alpha isoform X5, with product MASKGKLATESRRKNPKRKGENLDDLKQELDIDFHKITPEELYQRFQTHPENGLSHAKAKENLERDGPNALTPPKQTPEWLKFCKNLFGGFALLLWIGAILCFIAYSIQASTSEDPNDDNLYLGIVLAAVVIVTGIFSYYQESKSSKIMESFKNMVPQFATVIREGEKLTLRAEDLVLGDVVEVKFGDRIPADIRIIESRGFKVDNSSLTGESEPQSRSPEFTHENPLETKNLAFFSTNAVEGTAKGVVICCGDQTVMGRIAGLASGLDTGETPIAKEIHHFIHLITGVAVFLGLTFFLIAFILGYHWLDAVIFLIGIIVANVPEGLLATVTVCLTLTAKRMASKNCLVKNLEAVETLGSTSTICSDKTGTLTQNRMTVAHMWFDNQIIEADTTENQSGLQYDRTSPGFKALSKIATLCNRAEFKPGQENVPILQREVNGDASEAALLKCMELAHGDVMGMRKKNKKVCEIPFNSTNKYQVSIHESDDPNDPRHLLVMKGAPERILDRCSTIFIGGKEKVLDEEMKEAFNNAYLELGGLGERVLGFCDFVLPSDKFPIGFKFNSDDPNFAVDGLRFVGLMSMIDPPRAAVPDAVAKCRSAGIKVIMVTGDHPITAKAIAKSVGIISEGNETVEDIAQRLNIPVSEVNPREAKAAVIHGTALRELNSDQLDEILRYHTEIVFARTSPQQKLIIVEGCQRMGAIVAVTGDGVNDSPALKKADIGVAMGIAGSDVSKQAADMILLDDNFASIVTGVEEGRLIFDNLKKSIAYTLTSNIPEISPFLAFILCDIPLPLGTVTILCIDLGTDMVPAISLAYEEAESDIMKRQPRNPFTDKLVNERLISMAYGQIGMIQAAAGFFVYFVIMAENGFLPLHLFGIRKQWDSKAINDLRDSYGQEWTYRDRKTLEFTCHTAFFVSIVIVQWADLIVCKTRRNSIIHQGMRNWALNFGLIFETALAAFLSYTPGMDKGLRMFPLKFVWWLPALPFMFAIFIYDETRRFYLRRNPGGWLEQETYY
- the LOC124428747 gene encoding sodium/potassium-transporting ATPase subunit alpha isoform X3 is translated as MASKGKLATEHGRSDSYRVATLPNIRDDNKTADGMYKSRRKNPKRKGENLDDLKQELDIDFHKITPEELYQRFQTHPENGLSHAKAKENLERDGPNALTPPKQTPEWLKFCKNLFGGFALLLWIGAILCFIAYSIQASTSEDPNDDNLYLGIVLAAVVIVTGIFSYYQESKSSKIMESFKNMVPQFATVIREGEKLTLRAEDLVLGDVVEVKFGDRIPADIRIIESRGFKVDNSSLTGESEPQSRSPEFTHENPLETKNLAFFSTNAVEGTAKGVVICCGDQTVMGRIAGLASGLDTGETPIAKEIHHFIHLITGVAVFLGLTFFLIAFILGYHWLDAVIFLIGIIVANVPEGLLATVTVCLTLTAKRMASKNCLVKNLEAVETLGSTSTICSDKTGTLTQNRMTVAHMWFDNQIIEADTTENQSGLQYDRTSPGFKALSKIATLCNRAEFKPGQENVPILQREVNGDASEAALLKCMELAHGDVMGMRKKNKKVCEIPFNSTNKYQVSIHESDDPNDPRHLLVMKGAPERILDRCSTIFIGGKEKVLDEEMKEAFNNAYLELGGLGERVLGFCDFVLPSDKFPIGFKFNSDDPNFAVDGLRFVGLMSMIDPPRAAVPDAVAKCRSAGIKVIMVTGDHPITAKAIAKSVGIISEGNETVEDIAQRLNIPVSEVNPREAKAAVIHGTALRELNSDQLDEILRYHTEIVFARTSPQQKLIIVEGCQRMGAIVAVTGDGVNDSPALKKADIGVAMGIAGSDVSKQAADMILLDDNFASIVTGVEEGRLIFDNLKKSIAYTLTSNIPEISPFLAFILCDIPLPLGTVTILCIDLGTDMVPAISLAYEQVESDIMKRQPRDPNHDNLVNERLISMAYGQIGMIQAAAGFFVYFVIMAENGFLPLHLFGIRKQWDSKAINDLRDSYGQEWTYRDRKTLEFTCHTAFFVSIVIVQWADLIVCKTRRNSIIHQGMRNWALNFGLIFETALAAFLSYTPGMDKGLRMFPLKFVWWLPALPFMFAIFIYDETRRFYLRRNPGGWLEQETYY
- the LOC124428747 gene encoding sodium/potassium-transporting ATPase subunit alpha isoform X2, translating into MASKGKLATEHGRSDSYRVATLPNIRDDNKTADGMYKSRRKNPKRKGENLDDLKQELDIDFHKITPEELYQRFQTHPENGLSHAKAKENLERDGPNALTPPKQTPEWLKFCKNLFGGFALLLWIGAILCFIAYSIQASTSEDPNDDNLYLGIVLAAVVIVTGIFSYYQESKSSKIMESFKNMVPQFATVIREGEKLTLRAEDLVLGDVVEVKFGDRIPADIRIIESRGFKVDNSSLTGESEPQSRSPEFTHENPLETKNLAFFSTNAVEGTAKGVVICCGDQTVMGRIAGLASGLDTGETPIAKEIHHFIHLITGVAVFLGLTFFLIAFILGYHWLDAVIFLIGIIVANVPEGLLATVTVCLTLTAKRMASKNCLVKNLEAVETLGSTSTICSDKTGTLTQNRMTVAHMWFDNQIIEADTTENQSGLQYDRTSPGFKALSKIATLCNRAEFKPGQENVPILQREVNGDASEAALLKCMELAHGDVMGMRKKNKKVCEIPFNSTNKYQVSIHESDDPNDPRHLLVMKGAPERILDRCSTIFIGGKEKVLDEEMKEAFNNAYLELGGLGERVLGFCDFVLPSDKFPIGFKFNSDDPNFAVDGLRFVGLMSMIDPPRAAVPDAVAKCRSAGIKVIMVTGDHPITAKAIAKSVGIISEGNETVEDIAQRLNIPVSEVNPREAKAAVIHGTALRELNSDQLDEILRYHTEIVFARTSPQQKLIIVEGCQRMGAIVAVTGDGVNDSPALKKADIGVAMGIAGSDVSKQAADMILLDDNFASIVTGVEEGRLIFDNLKKSIAYTLTSNIPEISPFLAFILCDIPLPLGTVTILCIDLGTDMVPAISLAYEAPESDIMKRQPRDPYRDNLVNRRLISMAYGQIGMIQAAAGFFVYFVIMAENGFLPLHLFGIRKQWDSKAINDLRDSYGQEWTYRDRKTLEFTCHTAFFVSIVIVQWADLIVCKTRRNSIIHQGMRNWALNFGLIFETALAAFLSYTPGMDKGLRMFPLKFVWWLPALPFMFAIFIYDETRRFYLRRNPGGWLEQETYY
- the LOC124428747 gene encoding sodium/potassium-transporting ATPase subunit alpha isoform X6 encodes the protein MGDKSRRKNPKRKGENLDDLKQELDIDFHKITPEELYQRFQTHPENGLSHAKAKENLERDGPNALTPPKQTPEWLKFCKNLFGGFALLLWIGAILCFIAYSIQASTSEDPNDDNLYLGIVLAAVVIVTGIFSYYQESKSSKIMESFKNMVPQFATVIREGEKLTLRAEDLVLGDVVEVKFGDRIPADIRIIESRGFKVDNSSLTGESEPQSRSPEFTHENPLETKNLAFFSTNAVEGTAKGVVICCGDQTVMGRIAGLASGLDTGETPIAKEIHHFIHLITGVAVFLGLTFFLIAFILGYHWLDAVIFLIGIIVANVPEGLLATVTVCLTLTAKRMASKNCLVKNLEAVETLGSTSTICSDKTGTLTQNRMTVAHMWFDNQIIEADTTENQSGLQYDRTSPGFKALSKIATLCNRAEFKPGQENVPILQREVNGDASEAALLKCMELAHGDVMGMRKKNKKVCEIPFNSTNKYQVSIHESDDPNDPRHLLVMKGAPERILDRCSTIFIGGKEKVLDEEMKEAFNNAYLELGGLGERVLGFCDFVLPSDKFPIGFKFNSDDPNFAVDGLRFVGLMSMIDPPRAAVPDAVAKCRSAGIKVIMVTGDHPITAKAIAKSVGIISEGNETVEDIAQRLNIPVSEVNPREAKAAVIHGTALRELNSDQLDEILRYHTEIVFARTSPQQKLIIVEGCQRMGAIVAVTGDGVNDSPALKKADIGVAMGIAGSDVSKQAADMILLDDNFASIVTGVEEGRLIFDNLKKSIAYTLTSNIPEISPFLAFILCDIPLPLGTVTILCIDLGTDMVPAISLAYEEAESDIMKRQPRNPFTDKLVNERLISMAYGQIGMIQAAAGFFVYFVIMAENGFLPLHLFGIRKQWDSKAINDLRDSYGQEWTYRDRKTLEFTCHTAFFVSIVIVQWADLIVCKTRRNSIIHQGMRNWALNFGLIFETALAAFLSYTPGMDKGLRMFPLKFVWWLPALPFMFAIFIYDETRRFYLRRNPGGWLEQETYY
- the LOC124428747 gene encoding sodium/potassium-transporting ATPase subunit alpha isoform X1, producing the protein MASKGKLATEHGRSDSYRVATLPNIRDDNKTADGMYKSRRKNPKRKGENLDDLKQELDIDFHKITPEELYQRFQTHPENGLSHAKAKENLERDGPNALTPPKQTPEWLKFCKNLFGGFALLLWIGAILCFIAYSIQASTSEDPNDDNLYLGIVLAAVVIVTGIFSYYQESKSSKIMESFKNMVPQFATVIREGEKLTLRAEDLVLGDVVEVKFGDRIPADIRIIESRGFKVDNSSLTGESEPQSRSPEFTHENPLETKNLAFFSTNAVEGTAKGVVICCGDQTVMGRIAGLASGLDTGETPIAKEIHHFIHLITGVAVFLGLTFFLIAFILGYHWLDAVIFLIGIIVANVPEGLLATVTVCLTLTAKRMASKNCLVKNLEAVETLGSTSTICSDKTGTLTQNRMTVAHMWFDNQIIEADTTENQSGLQYDRTSPGFKALSKIATLCNRAEFKPGQENVPILQREVNGDASEAALLKCMELAHGDVMGMRKKNKKVCEIPFNSTNKYQVSIHESDDPNDPRHLLVMKGAPERILDRCSTIFIGGKEKVLDEEMKEAFNNAYLELGGLGERVLGFCDFVLPSDKFPIGFKFNSDDPNFAVDGLRFVGLMSMIDPPRAAVPDAVAKCRSAGIKVIMVTGDHPITAKAIAKSVGIISEGNETVEDIAQRLNIPVSEVNPREAKAAVIHGTALRELNSDQLDEILRYHTEIVFARTSPQQKLIIVEGCQRMGAIVAVTGDGVNDSPALKKADIGVAMGIAGSDVSKQAADMILLDDNFASIVTGVEEGRLIFDNLKKSIAYTLTSNIPEISPFLAFILCDIPLPLGTVTILCIDLGTDMVPAISLAYEEAESDIMKRQPRNPFTDKLVNERLISMAYGQIGMIQAAAGFFVYFVIMAENGFLPLHLFGIRKQWDSKAINDLRDSYGQEWTYRDRKTLEFTCHTAFFVSIVIVQWADLIVCKTRRNSIIHQGMRNWALNFGLIFETALAAFLSYTPGMDKGLRMFPLKFVWWLPALPFMFAIFIYDETRRFYLRRNPGGWLEQETYY
- the LOC124428747 gene encoding sodium/potassium-transporting ATPase subunit alpha isoform X4; its protein translation is MGDKHGRSDSYRVATLPNIRDDNKTADGMYKSRRKNPKRKGENLDDLKQELDIDFHKITPEELYQRFQTHPENGLSHAKAKENLERDGPNALTPPKQTPEWLKFCKNLFGGFALLLWIGAILCFIAYSIQASTSEDPNDDNLYLGIVLAAVVIVTGIFSYYQESKSSKIMESFKNMVPQFATVIREGEKLTLRAEDLVLGDVVEVKFGDRIPADIRIIESRGFKVDNSSLTGESEPQSRSPEFTHENPLETKNLAFFSTNAVEGTAKGVVICCGDQTVMGRIAGLASGLDTGETPIAKEIHHFIHLITGVAVFLGLTFFLIAFILGYHWLDAVIFLIGIIVANVPEGLLATVTVCLTLTAKRMASKNCLVKNLEAVETLGSTSTICSDKTGTLTQNRMTVAHMWFDNQIIEADTTENQSGLQYDRTSPGFKALSKIATLCNRAEFKPGQENVPILQREVNGDASEAALLKCMELAHGDVMGMRKKNKKVCEIPFNSTNKYQVSIHESDDPNDPRHLLVMKGAPERILDRCSTIFIGGKEKVLDEEMKEAFNNAYLELGGLGERVLGFCDFVLPSDKFPIGFKFNSDDPNFAVDGLRFVGLMSMIDPPRAAVPDAVAKCRSAGIKVIMVTGDHPITAKAIAKSVGIISEGNETVEDIAQRLNIPVSEVNPREAKAAVIHGTALRELNSDQLDEILRYHTEIVFARTSPQQKLIIVEGCQRMGAIVAVTGDGVNDSPALKKADIGVAMGIAGSDVSKQAADMILLDDNFASIVTGVEEGRLIFDNLKKSIAYTLTSNIPEISPFLAFILCDIPLPLGTVTILCIDLGTDMVPAISLAYEEAESDIMKRQPRNPFTDKLVNERLISMAYGQIGMIQAAAGFFVYFVIMAENGFLPLHLFGIRKQWDSKAINDLRDSYGQEWTYRDRKTLEFTCHTAFFVSIVIVQWADLIVCKTRRNSIIHQGMRNWALNFGLIFETALAAFLSYTPGMDKGLRMFPLKFVWWLPALPFMFAIFIYDETRRFYLRRNPGGWLEQETYY